tttgtctggtttgggtatcagggtaatactgtcTTCATGGAATTAATTGGGAAGTGTCCCCTCctctcctatttttttaaattagtttgtgAAAGACTGGTATTAATTTTTGCCTGGAGACATTTAAGGGTAAGTATTAAGTTGGATGGAAGGTCCAGAACACAGCACAGAGGCTGGCGCTAGAGACTCAGACTGAGGGGAGAGGAGACAGTGGGCCAGCCTAGCTAAGAAGTGAACCTGGTAGAGGAAGCCCAAGTCAGGCAGATGAGATTGTGCAGGAGAGCAAACAGAGATGTCAGGTTAAGAAAGAGGGTTCTTTCTGCAGAGGAGACTAAGAGGGCACAACCAGGGCCCTGGGAGGAGGACCAAGACAGCCTTCACAGGAAGGGAGCACTGGCACCTGGGTTACTGCTCGGGCCAAGCACAAAGAGCACGGCAGCAAGAAGTCCAGAGCCCTTCAGGGAGGTGGTAAGGGTGGAGCCAGCGTGCTATGGTTGAGGCAGGATGAGGAAGTGGAGCCCCTCAAGCCCCAGTTTtcctgaaggaggaaaggtttcctctTACAGGGCCTTTTTTGAGAATGAGGTTTAACCTGAAACCCCAGCTGGGCCCAGCAGCCGGTCCCTCCCAGAACAAGAGGGGCTGCTTGGGCTAATCCTGGGATCCCAGGACGCAAACGTCTCTGTGTTTCTGCTAGGAAAGTGAAGCCTCCAGGCCCTGGAAGGACTACAAGAAGGCACTCACCTGGGGATTCTAGCTCTGTGGGTAGCGTCTATTCTGGGAGGTTCTGTCCCTCAGGAAGTGTGGCTGCTGGTTGGTGATGTAACAAGGGAACGAGGGAAACCTGGTGTAAGGCAGGGAGCCTCGGAAACCTCATGGGGGAGATTAAGGCTTCGGCTCAGCCCAAACGAGTCCAGCCCTGAAGCTGAGCCGCTCCTGCAGCTTCTCCAACAGAGGTCAGAACCCTACCAGACCACCAGACAGGATGGGTCGGGGAGATCAAGGAGTCCCCATGCCTCCTCCCCCCCGCAGCCTGGCTTCTCCACCCCTCTAACCCCCCGCGCCCCCCGAGGGCTCTCCAGCCTCCTTAGCCAGTTTCACTGCAGGAGAAGCAAGGCAGGTGGAGGCACAGGTGGGAGCTCCCTGGAGGGGGGCCCGGCAGACAACAGGGGGCGGGCTGGGGGGGAGGTCGGCCTCAGGCCAGCCGGAGCTTATGCAGGTGACTTGGCTTTGGAGAACACAGCTGTTTGGGGGGAAGACCTTAAGGAGCTACCCTGAGCTCTGAGCTCTCAtccctggggcgggggtgggggcctcTTACAACTCACCCTCCTCCAGCAAGAGCCCACTTGGGGTTGCACCTGTGACCTTCCTTCCTGTCACCCCacgtggggagggggcagaccTGGTGAGCAGGGCCACACCCAGCCACACCCCAAGGGTCTATTCACTAGAGCATCCGGCTCAGGCGGTGCTGCCTGGACCAGCTGTTCCTTCCCCcacccagctccctgcccccaccttgTCCCTAGATGCTTGGCCCTGCTCTGTGCTTTCCCAGGGGACTCGACCACAGCAGGCAGCAGGGATGCCTCGCACCCGGCCCTGGACCCTGGGTTCAGCCTGTGACCCGGTCCTTCTGGGCCGGGCATTTCCCCTTtggcaggagagaggagagacatGACCTGCCCCAGAAACATCAGGTGCCATTCAGACCAAGATAAAGAGATTCAGCACGTTTATTCAGGCGTGGAGTCAGCAGGTGGGGCCGGTAAGAGGCTCAGGGTTTCCACTCAATGACTTTGACGGCGATCTGGGCTGCCCACTGCACAGCCGCACTGGTGTCCTCCTCGAGGGCCCGCAAGGTGGGCACGTGGGACTGCAGGAGCTTGCGGCCCTCGGGGGCCTCGGCCAGCATGGTGAGGACCTTGATGGCATTGAGGCGCGCCTTGCTCAAGGATGAGTGCAGTAGCTCCAGCAGCGGACGGATGGCCTCCGCGTCCAGGGCCGCGTACTTCCCTGCAGGGCACCAAGGCCAGGCGTTCCTGGGGGGGTCCTTGCCCACCTCCCTCGCCCCCCAGCCCTCCCAACGCAGGCTCcacaccctccctgcccccagcctgggcCCCACAAGCTCCCCAGCTGGCTTCTCCCCAACCACCAGGTACCTGTCCCGCAACCCAGTCCTCTCAAGGCAGCATGAGGggtcttttgaaaattaaaatccaATCGAATGAGAAGGGGAGACGCCCCTCCTTAATCCTTACTTGCTGCCCACCCCCTCACCCGCTGAAACGCCACgctgccgcccccgccccctgccccctgccccctgctctCCTGCACCGAGCACTCTCTTTGCTGCCAGACCGTCCAGCCCCTTTTGCCCTGCGAGCTCCCCTCTCAGAGGACGCTCTGCCCCCGTACTGTGCCCACCGTCTCCCCCAGGTCACTCTTCACTCTGACGCCCCTGCCAACCTCAGACAGCAGAGGCCGAGACGTCTGGGTCCCCAtcgcccagcacagagcctggcctaTGGCAGGGGCTCAGGGCTCCTCGACTGGAGTGCTAGCTCAGCGAAgtgacctcacctcccccaaATTCCCGTGTTGTCCGGACCCCCTGAGAGCCCCCCAGCCCTCCAAGCACTCCTACAGGAAGCCCAGGTAAGACACTGACTGCACTGAGGACGCCCACGAGATCCACGCTCACGGGGAGCCCCACACTGGGGGTCGGCACCCTGACCGCATGATCAATCAGAAGGGGGCTGTGGACTCTGGGAAGGCCCCAACCTCTCCCCCTGGTGCGTCTCAGGTTTCACCATCAGGACGAACTGGGGAGTGGCAAGCAGTCCCAGCGCTGGGGGGATCTGCAGACTGCTGACTGAGAATCAGAGGCCCAGGTAGTTCTCCGTGGATCAGCAAGGAAGCTCAGGGCATGGGGCTGGCACAGGCACGGGAAGGTCAGACAGCTTTCAGAGGTCCTGCGGGGACCCTAGCCTCCAGGTGGGAAAACCAGCCCAGGCCCTTCCTACCGCCCAGGTCGGGTGACTGAGCATGGAAGCCTGGCTGCTGGGAGTCTGCATGGGGGTTGTAGCCTTACGCTCCTATTCGCCCCCTCCACACTGAGAAAAGTAACATTGATCAAGAAACACGGCAGAAGCAAGGGCTCCAGTGTTTGCTTAGACCTCAGCATAACGGACTCATGAGTGGCAAACGAATCAACCCCAGAATTTCGGCTCACAAGGGGCCTGGGTCAGACGCAGGAATTCCAAAACCAAGGAACAGAGGGAATAACAGGGACGGGCCCCAGGCGGTGGGCCCTCTGTGGCCTGGAAGGAGAGGGCGGAGCCTGGGACCAGGGAGGGGCAGTACTCAGCTTGCTAGGGGGCTGCGGTGACCCCCCACCCTGTAAGCGCCGACGCCCAGCCAGCGGGCAGCCTCACCTTCGGTGGTCACTGTGACGTACATGAGGGCCCCAGCTGCATTGGCCTGCACCTCCTCTTCCTTGTCCTTCAGCAGGTGCACCAGGATGGGGATGACGTCGTGCTGCCACATCTGGTTCTTGCCCTCCAGGGGGATGCTGGGCCAGAGAGGGGGCAGCTGGGTGGCTGCACTTGGAGGAAGAGGGGGACAGGGCCCAGGACCACCCCAGGGGGACACCAGGGGAAAGGACTTGGGTTGAGACCATCCCTGGTGGCCACGCCAGGGTGCAGAGGAGCACTGGTGTGAGGTGTGGGTCCCACCCCGACACTCAACGACCTGGGAGCACGGCCTGGGGCCATAGAAGGCCAGACCCAGGAGCCAGGGGTGGTGAAATGAAGGGAGGTGGCCACAGCTAAAGCAGCTCTGAGGCTCTGTGATCCTCAGGCTCCAGGCCGGGATTTAGACTGTGATCACAGTGACACTGGGTCACTAGTGACTAGACGCCCGCAGCTCCACGTCCTGACCTGTGAAGGGAGCCACCACCTTCCTCGGAGGAGGTCTAAGTGTGCAGATGGCACCTCCTGTGCTTGCCTTCCTCATGGGAGGGGGACAACCCTCTCGTTTTTGCCAGGAGTGGGGGCTTCCTGGGACACAGGACTGTCAGGGCTAAACCCAGGCCTGGGCAGGCAGATGCCCCAGTGGAGGGCTCCTCTTCCGCCAGGGCACAAGCAGGTGAGGGGAAGCAGGGGCCTGGGGCGCCACTCCTGCCCTCCCCGCTCCGTCCCTTGTCCCCGACCAGGCCTCACCTGACTGCGATTAGTGCTTGGGTGGCTTTGCTGCGGATGTTGCTGTTGGCGCTCAGGAGCTTCTCCTTCAGGAAGGGCACCGCCCGGCTGGCCAGTGCCTCGGTGGCGTCCTCCATCAGGCAGGCGGCCAGCGTGTCCAGGAGGAGCTCCTggatcccttcctcctccctctgcagCTTCCACACCAGCGAGGGGATCAGGCTGCTGTTGACAATGCCCTTGGCCCCTGCAGGACAGGAACGGGCGCTGAGGGTGGGCCATGGGCCACCTCCCACCTGTCACCTGTGCTGGGAACCAGAGggctggcggggggtgggggcggtggtATTTGACAAGATAAATTGCAAATCCCCCCCTCCCGCTGCCAGGCAGGGGGCCCGAGCAGCCAGCATGTGGCCGTGGGTGACTAGCTGGGGTGAGAACCACGAGGACCCTAAAGGTCCAGCCTTTGGTCGCCTGTGACTGGGGGCACCAGCCTGAAACAGCGGCCTGAGAAGCAGCAGCCACTTCTGCAGGGCCCAGGCACACGGGGAGCCTCCCTCCCCCGCCAACCATGGTGCAGCAGAGATAAGGatgggggacagggcagggggacCCGTCAATTCCCTCCTTCCCATCTGCAACATCTCTGTGATGCTGGAGCCGCAGATCAGCCTGGCCAGCCGTGGGGACAGGAAGAAAGCTTGCAGTGGGGTCTGAGGTAGAAGATTTAGAGTGAACAGGCCGGCATCTTATGTAAAAAGAGCTGTGCCCCCAACCACAGTTGGTGGGCAATCCACAGAGTCTGGCCAAGGGGTCTAAAGGCGCCTGGTGGCCCTCAGGGAGGGGGCTCCACATGGCACAGCTGGGAGAAAATGCAGCGAGCCACCCCCCTTCCACTGTGAACGGTTCTGCCTCACTCCTTCCAGCCTCTACTCCCACCTGGGGGGTCAGTACACGGCTGGCTGCCCAGAGGAGACCCCAGAGATGGCCCAGGCGGCAGCCCAAGGGTGCTCACAAGTGCCCAGAACTTCTGGCAGAGCGGCCGCCACAGGAAGAGAGTGGGCACCGGGGAGGGCGGCCCTTCCCTGCCGCTCTAGGTGTCACTACTGCCCGACAGCCCACCCTCTCCCCGGCCTCCCCAGCAGCCCAGGCTGCCCACCGTGAAGCCATCCAGAGCCCCCATGGAGGTGCCACCAGCGGACACCTCTGTCTTCCGCCTCCCCAGCTCAACTCTCTAATTTACTCTAGAGAGACAAGTAAACAGGTTCATTAGCCTAAAGGTCTCTGAGTGCCAATTAGCATCAGGGATTTCCTCTTTGAAGACACCACCCAGCCTTCCACCCTCACTCCCCGAGGACATCAAATGGCAGGTGCCTGGGGTTAGGGGGTGGAGAGGCAGGGCAGCATGTCCAGAGGCTCCAGTGCCCCCAGCCAGCTTCTCACTGGGGTGTCCGGTGGAGCTGCTAGCTCTGTCCATTTGTTCTCAGGATGCTCACAACACAGGAAAAGCAGTTTCCTGCTGCTTCAGGAGTACTGGGCTTTTTAAGATTTAATatacacagatttaaaaaaaaaaaaaaaaaggctaggtTGGACTCCTAAATGCatccagctatgtgaccttagacaagttacttaccctctctgaaccTGGTTTCCTTATTATTAATACAAGCCCACCTGGCAGGGGGTTGTGCAGTATCAGTGGAGTAGGGGGTGGGAAAGTGCTCTGTGTAAGGGACTGTCACCATGTGCCCAGACACCCAGGCCTGGCACAGCGAGAGTCTCCCAAATACCACCAACATTGAGTTCCAGCTGCAGGCAAGCCtgtgggtgggggtgagggctgaGGAGCAGGATACAGAGATAAAAGCTGCACAGTCCCTGCCCTGCAAGAACACCTGTCAGTGGTCCCGAAGCCACCTCTCCTGGGGGCCTGAGGCCTCCCTCCCCTTCAGCCCTGCCCTCCGGCGGGGCCACCACCAGACAGCACATCTGGGCCTCCTGCCCCGGCTCCAGTTCCAGCTCAGGCACCTGCCCCCAGGCTACCTGCCTGCCCCAGCCACAGTCTCACTCGGCCATGACCTGGACGGCCACTGCCCAGCTCACAGGGCAGAGGTGACAATTTGACCTTCCAAGAAGGACTGTGCTGACCGATGGAGGGATAATGTTCCTGACAGGGGGCCACCTGAGCAAAGGCAGGGGGTGAGGGATTTGTGCATTGTCAATCAGGGCTCAATGGTGGCCTCACTTGCACCCGGGTCTGGGCTTCCCGGGAAAGCCCAGGGAAAGGTGCTGCTGTGGGAGCAACAGGATGGgcacaggctggggggagggcagagggagggagtcaAGGCCGGAAGTTGGAGGTGATCACCTCCACTGCTCCCCCGATTGGTGAGGAAACCAAAGCCCAGAGGGGCAACTGtagtgcccaaggtcatacagcagaTGGGGAGAGGCCAGGCCTTTAGCCGCCCGGGGTTTTCTTTCCCCGGCATTCATCCTGGTCCTCTGCTCCTAGAAATGCTGAGCACCGGGACCCAGTTCAttttgaggcagagggagattaaaaataaaacgcGTGCCGGGTGTGCCTCTCTGCTCGTTCACTTTGCTTCTTTTCAGCTAAAAGGAGAGTC
The sequence above is a segment of the Eschrichtius robustus isolate mEscRob2 chromosome 14, mEscRob2.pri, whole genome shotgun sequence genome. Coding sequences within it:
- the RSPH14 gene encoding radial spoke head 14 homolog, encoding MAHAQISKYLPPDINPTQAAIAYGCRALPKLNEELQSEDLLTRQKALMALCDLMHDPEHVYTAIRIGCLESLKALLKDTNDLVRIKTTEVLYVMATHNVGRDGFLEHDVIHALSFLLSDPQSACRENLHLAFKHLAQLPAGAKGIVNSSLIPSLVWKLQREEEGIQELLLDTLAACLMEDATEALASRAVPFLKEKLLSANSNIRSKATQALIAVSIPLEGKNQMWQHDVIPILVHLLKDKEEEVQANAAGALMYVTVTTEGKYAALDAEAIRPLLELLHSSLSKARLNAIKVLTMLAEAPEGRKLLQSHVPTLRALEEDTSAAVQWAAQIAVKVIEWKP